A genomic window from Streptomyces mirabilis includes:
- the pgm gene encoding phosphoglucomutase (alpha-D-glucose-1,6-bisphosphate-dependent): MQHERAGTPAGPEDLVDVPRLVTAYYALHPDPAEPGQRVAFGTSGHRGSSLATAFNEDHIAATSQAICEYREGQGIDGPLFLGADTHALSEPAKVTALEVFAANGVSVLLDSADGYTPTPAVSHAILTHNRGRSAGLADGVVVTPSHNPPADGGFKYNPPNGGPAGSEATSWIQDRANELIEGGLKGVRRIPYTRALAAPGTGRYDFLGTYVADLPHVLDLDAIRAAGVRIGADPLGGASVAYWGRIAEQHALDLTVVNPLTDPTWRFMTLDWDGKIRMDCSSPYAMASLIEQRDRFRIATGNDADADRHGIVTPDAGLMNPNHYLSAAISYLYSHRDRWPADTGIGKTLVSSGMIDRVAADLGRQLVEVPVGFKWFVDGLVGGSLGFGGEESAGASFLRRDGSVWTTDKDGIILALLASEITAVTGKTPSEHYTALTARFGAPAYERIDAPASREEKALLAKLSPAQVSTHTLAGEAVTAVLTHAPGNDAPIGGIKVTTANAWFAARPSGTEDVYKIYAESFLGADHLRQVQEEAKAVVSAALSA; the protein is encoded by the coding sequence ATGCAGCACGAACGAGCGGGCACTCCGGCCGGTCCCGAGGACCTCGTCGACGTGCCCCGGCTGGTCACGGCGTATTACGCACTGCACCCCGACCCGGCGGAACCCGGCCAGCGCGTGGCCTTCGGTACGTCCGGCCATCGTGGGTCGTCACTGGCGACCGCGTTCAACGAGGACCACATCGCCGCGACGAGTCAGGCCATCTGTGAGTACCGCGAGGGCCAGGGCATCGACGGTCCCCTCTTCCTGGGCGCCGACACCCACGCCCTGTCGGAGCCCGCGAAGGTCACCGCGCTGGAGGTGTTCGCGGCCAACGGAGTGTCGGTGCTCCTCGACAGCGCGGACGGTTACACGCCCACACCGGCGGTCTCGCACGCCATTCTGACCCACAACCGCGGACGGTCGGCCGGTCTCGCGGACGGGGTCGTCGTCACCCCCTCCCACAACCCGCCCGCGGACGGTGGCTTCAAGTACAACCCGCCGAACGGCGGCCCGGCCGGCTCCGAGGCGACTTCCTGGATCCAGGACCGGGCCAACGAACTCATCGAGGGTGGGTTGAAGGGCGTACGGCGCATCCCCTACACGAGGGCGCTGGCCGCCCCCGGCACCGGTCGCTACGACTTCCTCGGCACCTATGTGGCCGACCTGCCGCACGTGCTGGACCTGGACGCGATCCGCGCGGCCGGCGTGCGCATCGGCGCGGACCCCCTGGGCGGGGCATCGGTCGCCTACTGGGGACGCATCGCCGAACAGCACGCGCTCGACCTGACGGTGGTGAACCCGCTCACCGACCCGACCTGGCGATTCATGACGCTGGACTGGGACGGCAAGATTCGTATGGACTGTTCGTCGCCCTACGCCATGGCCTCGCTGATCGAGCAGCGCGACCGTTTCCGGATCGCCACGGGCAACGACGCCGACGCCGACCGCCACGGGATCGTCACACCGGACGCCGGGCTCATGAACCCCAACCACTACCTCAGCGCCGCCATCTCCTACCTGTACTCCCACCGGGACCGGTGGCCCGCGGACACGGGGATCGGCAAGACACTGGTGTCGTCCGGCATGATCGACAGGGTCGCCGCCGACCTGGGCCGTCAACTCGTCGAAGTGCCCGTGGGATTCAAGTGGTTCGTGGACGGGCTGGTCGGCGGCTCGCTCGGGTTCGGCGGCGAGGAGTCGGCCGGCGCGTCCTTCCTGCGCCGCGACGGTTCGGTGTGGACCACCGACAAGGACGGCATCATCCTGGCCCTGCTCGCCTCCGAGATCACGGCGGTGACCGGGAAGACCCCCTCCGAGCACTACACCGCGCTGACCGCACGCTTCGGCGCCCCCGCGTACGAGCGCATCGACGCCCCGGCCTCCCGCGAGGAGAAGGCGCTCCTCGCGAAGCTCTCGCCCGCACAGGTCAGCACGCACACCCTCGCCGGAGAAGCGGTCACCGCGGTGCTCACCCATGCTCCGGGCAACGACGCGCCCATCGGCGGCATCAAGGTGACCACCGCCAACGCCTGGTTCGCGGCCCGTCCGTCGGGCACCGAGGACGTCTACAAGATCTACGCCGAGTCGTTCCTCGGAGCCGATCACCTCCGTCAGGTGCAGGAGGAAGCCAAGGCCGTGGTCTCGGCGGCATTGAGCGCCTGA
- a CDS encoding sugar ABC transporter ATP-binding protein, translating into MYDAPDTSPKDVPPLGATPLVRVRGLGKRFGGTLALAGVDLDVHAGSVLALLGPNGAGKSTLIKVLAGVHQADAGQITVDGHPLGSHAASRSMSFVHQDLGLVEWMTVAESIALSIGYPRRGGLISWRRTRERCADALKTVAGHLDPDAPIARLSPAERSLVAISRGLAAHAKLIVLDEPTARLPAADCARLFRVLHTLRDQGHGILYVSHRLDDVYKVADTFAVLRDGHLVSHGPLAGRAPARLVHDIVGEELAGYRPATMPADGPAVLTLDGVRTAGAGPVSLDVGPGEVLGLVGLSGAGHMDLGRALAGSRAVLAGRVLLGGQPYSPRTVADAVRLGVGFVSGDRQREGCAAELTVRENLLANPAAGGLSALSWISPRRERAEAADLIERLSVRPHDGEAPLATLSGGNQQKVVIGRWLRVGLRLLILEEPTASVDIGAKAAVYRLLDDGLAAGLAVLLISTDFEEVAGVCRRALVFVRGSVTAELSGPDLTVAELTRAASAMPLAGTATHP; encoded by the coding sequence GTGTATGACGCTCCCGACACTTCCCCGAAGGACGTCCCGCCCTTGGGGGCGACGCCGCTGGTCCGCGTCCGCGGGCTCGGCAAGCGGTTCGGCGGGACCCTCGCGCTGGCCGGGGTCGACCTCGATGTCCACGCCGGCAGCGTCCTCGCCCTTCTGGGGCCCAACGGTGCCGGAAAGTCCACACTCATCAAGGTGCTCGCCGGCGTCCACCAGGCCGATGCGGGACAGATCACGGTGGACGGGCACCCGCTCGGAAGTCATGCCGCCTCCCGCAGCATGTCCTTCGTCCACCAGGACCTCGGTCTCGTGGAGTGGATGACGGTCGCCGAGAGCATCGCTCTGAGCATCGGGTATCCCCGCCGCGGCGGCCTGATCTCCTGGAGGCGGACCCGGGAGCGCTGCGCCGACGCCCTGAAAACCGTCGCCGGACATCTCGACCCCGACGCGCCGATCGCCCGGCTCTCCCCCGCCGAGCGCTCGCTGGTCGCCATCTCCCGTGGCTTGGCGGCACACGCGAAGCTCATCGTCCTGGACGAGCCCACCGCCCGACTCCCCGCCGCGGACTGCGCCCGGCTCTTCCGCGTGCTCCACACCCTGCGCGACCAGGGGCACGGCATTCTCTACGTCAGCCACCGGCTGGACGACGTGTACAAGGTCGCCGACACCTTCGCCGTGCTGCGCGACGGCCACCTCGTCAGCCACGGCCCGCTGGCGGGCCGGGCCCCCGCCCGTCTGGTGCACGACATCGTCGGCGAGGAACTGGCCGGCTACCGGCCCGCCACGATGCCGGCTGACGGACCGGCCGTCCTGACCCTCGACGGCGTACGGACCGCCGGCGCGGGACCTGTCAGCCTGGACGTCGGGCCCGGGGAAGTCCTGGGCCTGGTCGGACTCTCGGGCGCCGGGCACATGGACCTGGGCCGAGCCCTCGCCGGCTCCCGGGCCGTCCTCGCCGGGCGTGTTCTGCTCGGCGGTCAGCCGTACAGCCCGCGCACGGTCGCCGACGCCGTCCGCCTCGGGGTGGGCTTCGTGAGCGGCGACAGACAGCGGGAGGGCTGCGCCGCGGAACTGACGGTGCGCGAGAACCTCCTGGCCAACCCCGCCGCGGGCGGCCTGTCGGCGCTGAGCTGGATCAGCCCCCGCCGCGAACGTGCCGAGGCGGCCGACTTGATCGAGCGGCTCTCGGTGCGGCCCCACGACGGCGAGGCCCCCCTAGCCACCCTGTCCGGCGGGAACCAGCAGAAGGTCGTGATCGGCCGGTGGCTCCGGGTCGGCCTGCGCCTGCTGATCCTCGAGGAGCCGACCGCGAGCGTGGACATCGGCGCCAAGGCCGCGGTCTACCGCCTGCTCGACGACGGGCTGGCCGCCGGCCTCGCGGTCCTGCTGATCTCCACCGACTTCGAGGAGGTCGCGGGCGTGTGCCGACGCGCCCTGGTCTTCGTCCGCGGATCCGTGACGGCCGAGCTGAGCGGTCCGGACCTCACCGTCGCCGAGCTCACCCGGGCGGCGTCGGCCATGCCCCTCGCCGGAACCGCGACCCACCCATGA
- a CDS encoding SpoIIE family protein phosphatase, with translation MSEAEWRPSGIDWARPRQDSEPSQPSGLMDLLGVAATLLDADGRIVLWSPQAEELYGYTAEEALGQYAALLLVREEDWDWVIKKFAEVMETGRGWGGTFPIRCKDGSTRLVELRNTRLLDDRGDFYALGLGTDSPTLREVERDVALSTRLISQSPFGLAILDTDLRYLAVNPALERMHGLPAKEHLGRHYREIMSPDKFEVIEVAMRRVLESGVPLVDESTVVGFTPADPEQRHAWSISVYRLEDTQGRVLGVAELVVDVSERYRSAMEATETRRRLALIADGSARIGTTLEVEETARELAEVTVPEFADMVAVDVLDSVLDEHRSASDNGPALFRALAVKAAYPTEAVLAADPPGNITTYEADRVATQCVRTGRPILIAHADGNELSRIARDDRAATLLARAGVHSYMAVPLTARGAVLGFLGLSRARDPRPFDEDDLAIASELAFRAAVCIDNARTHQSVRTAAETLQRSLLPDHPSRLPGLQVSSRYVPAQAAYEIGGDWYDVLPLGGDKTALVVGDVMGSGIDAAAAMGRLRTATAAFASLDLEPARVLEQLDSITSGLEQYIATCLYVAYDPHRGECRIANAGHLPPVLVRSGERPRLLDLPAGIPLGVGGVPFEATAVEFGLGDKLVLYTDGLVETRHDSIDERLAVLVHALEVADCPLEETCDRLLEGLRHPRDRDDVALLIARAVRSP, from the coding sequence ATGAGCGAAGCCGAATGGCGTCCGTCGGGCATCGACTGGGCTCGCCCCCGCCAGGACAGCGAGCCGTCGCAGCCGAGCGGGCTGATGGACCTTCTCGGCGTCGCGGCGACACTGCTGGACGCGGACGGACGGATCGTCCTGTGGAGTCCCCAGGCAGAGGAGCTGTACGGCTACACCGCGGAGGAGGCGCTCGGGCAGTACGCCGCACTGCTGCTCGTCCGTGAGGAGGACTGGGACTGGGTGATCAAGAAGTTCGCCGAGGTCATGGAGACCGGCCGGGGCTGGGGCGGCACGTTTCCCATCCGGTGCAAGGACGGGAGCACCAGGCTGGTGGAGCTGCGCAACACTCGGCTGCTGGACGACCGCGGCGACTTCTACGCCCTCGGGCTCGGCACCGACTCACCCACCCTTCGCGAGGTGGAGCGGGATGTCGCCCTGTCCACCCGGTTGATCTCGCAGTCCCCCTTCGGGCTGGCGATCCTCGACACCGACCTCAGGTACCTGGCCGTCAACCCCGCGCTGGAGCGGATGCACGGCCTCCCCGCGAAAGAGCACCTCGGCCGCCACTACCGCGAGATCATGAGCCCCGACAAGTTCGAGGTGATCGAGGTCGCGATGAGGAGGGTCCTTGAGAGCGGGGTCCCCCTGGTCGACGAGTCCACCGTCGTCGGCTTCACCCCGGCCGACCCGGAACAACGGCACGCGTGGTCGATCTCGGTGTACCGGCTGGAGGACACCCAGGGCCGTGTTCTCGGGGTGGCCGAACTCGTGGTGGACGTCAGCGAGCGGTACCGGTCGGCCATGGAGGCCACCGAGACCCGGCGGCGCCTGGCCCTGATCGCCGATGGCTCCGCTCGTATCGGCACCACCCTGGAGGTCGAGGAGACGGCCCGGGAGCTGGCCGAGGTGACCGTTCCCGAGTTCGCCGACATGGTCGCCGTCGACGTGCTCGACTCCGTCCTCGACGAGCACCGCTCCGCCTCCGACAACGGCCCCGCGCTCTTCCGCGCCCTCGCCGTGAAGGCCGCCTACCCCACCGAAGCCGTCCTGGCCGCCGATCCGCCGGGCAACATCACCACCTACGAGGCCGATCGCGTGGCCACCCAATGTGTGCGTACCGGCAGGCCCATCCTGATCGCACACGCCGATGGGAACGAGCTGAGTCGCATCGCCCGCGACGACCGCGCCGCCACGTTGCTGGCGCGGGCCGGGGTGCACTCCTACATGGCCGTCCCGCTGACCGCACGCGGCGCCGTCCTGGGGTTCCTCGGGCTTTCCCGCGCCCGGGATCCACGGCCCTTCGACGAGGACGACCTCGCCATCGCCTCCGAGCTCGCATTCCGCGCCGCGGTGTGCATCGACAACGCCCGCACGCATCAGAGCGTGCGCACCGCCGCCGAGACCCTCCAGCGCAGCCTGCTCCCCGATCACCCGTCCCGCCTTCCCGGCCTGCAGGTCTCCTCCCGCTACGTCCCGGCACAGGCCGCCTACGAGATCGGCGGCGACTGGTACGACGTCCTCCCGCTCGGCGGAGACAAGACGGCCCTCGTCGTGGGCGACGTCATGGGCAGCGGCATCGACGCCGCCGCGGCCATGGGGCGCCTGCGCACCGCCACGGCCGCCTTCGCCAGCCTCGACCTGGAGCCGGCCCGGGTCCTCGAGCAGCTCGACTCGATCACATCCGGTCTGGAGCAGTACATCGCGACCTGCCTCTACGTGGCCTACGATCCGCACCGCGGCGAGTGCCGCATCGCCAACGCCGGCCACCTGCCTCCTGTCCTCGTGCGCAGTGGCGAGCGCCCCCGGCTGCTCGACCTGCCCGCCGGTATCCCGCTCGGAGTCGGCGGCGTCCCGTTCGAGGCGACCGCCGTCGAATTCGGCCTGGGCGACAAGCTTGTCCTGTACACGGACGGTCTGGTCGAGACCCGCCATGACTCCATCGACGAACGCCTCGCCGTCCTGGTCCACGCCCTGGAGGTGGCCGACTGCCCCTTGGAGGAGACGTGCGACCGCCTTCTTGAGGGTCTGCGACATCCGCGCGACCGCGACGACGTCGCTCTGCTGATCGCCCGCGCGGTACGTTCCCCGTGA
- a CDS encoding substrate-binding domain-containing protein, whose amino-acid sequence MHGNRKATAGIMRARSVATAVVVAATVLAGCERDSSHGPGDSPTGSGGCPAVQDRAETAVRHAERTDVPWGGPTSGPTAVPGKTIVYVAQTMTNPGVAGAANGVREAAGVIGWNVRVIDGGGTPVGVQAAMSEALALRPSGIVIGGFDPNSTSRQVSQADKAGIPLIGWHAVATPGPSRRPRLFTNVTTRVEDVAGISAQWIIAHSDGRAGVVLITDASIPFARNKSELIRRDLATCSGVRLLSYENIPISDASSRIPPEISSLLSRFGSTWTHSVAINDLYFADAAPALRAAGKDGAGPPFNIGAGDGDPSAFQRINSEQYQAATVPEPLSLQGWQIVDEFNRAFSSRPAGGYVAPVHITTADNSHGATTWDPSGYREAYRKIWGR is encoded by the coding sequence GTGCACGGCAACCGCAAGGCCACTGCAGGCATCATGAGGGCGCGGTCCGTCGCCACCGCAGTGGTCGTCGCGGCCACGGTTCTCGCGGGCTGCGAACGCGACTCGTCGCACGGCCCCGGAGACTCCCCCACGGGCTCGGGCGGCTGCCCCGCGGTCCAGGACCGTGCCGAGACCGCCGTCAGACACGCGGAAAGGACCGACGTCCCCTGGGGCGGCCCGACCAGCGGCCCCACGGCAGTCCCCGGCAAGACCATCGTCTACGTCGCCCAGACCATGACCAATCCCGGCGTCGCGGGCGCCGCGAACGGGGTGCGGGAAGCCGCAGGGGTCATCGGCTGGAACGTCAGGGTGATCGACGGCGGGGGCACACCCGTGGGCGTCCAGGCGGCGATGAGCGAAGCCTTGGCGCTCAGACCCTCGGGCATCGTCATCGGCGGCTTCGACCCCAACTCGACGTCGCGGCAGGTCTCCCAGGCCGACAAGGCAGGCATCCCGCTCATCGGCTGGCACGCGGTCGCCACCCCGGGACCCAGCCGAAGGCCCCGGCTCTTCACCAACGTCACCACCCGGGTCGAGGACGTGGCCGGAATCAGCGCCCAGTGGATCATCGCGCACTCGGACGGCCGCGCCGGGGTCGTGCTCATCACCGACGCCTCGATCCCCTTCGCCAGGAACAAGTCCGAGCTGATCAGGAGGGACCTTGCCACCTGCTCGGGCGTGCGGCTCCTGTCGTACGAGAACATCCCGATCTCGGACGCGAGCAGCCGCATCCCCCCGGAGATCTCCTCTCTCCTCTCCCGCTTCGGGAGCACGTGGACCCACTCCGTCGCCATCAACGATCTGTACTTCGCCGACGCCGCCCCCGCCTTGCGTGCCGCCGGCAAGGACGGCGCCGGGCCGCCCTTCAACATCGGCGCAGGTGACGGTGATCCCTCCGCCTTCCAGCGCATCAACAGCGAGCAGTACCAGGCCGCCACCGTCCCCGAGCCGCTGTCCCTGCAGGGCTGGCAGATCGTCGACGAGTTCAACCGCGCCTTCTCCAGTCGGCCCGCCGGCGGATATGTGGCCCCCGTCCACATCACCACGGCCGACAACAGCCACGGGGCCACGACCTGGGATCCGTCGGGCTATCGGGAGGCGTACCGGAAGATCTGGGGCAGGTAA
- a CDS encoding ABC transporter permease: MTGSSPPRPRPQRPRPLRHLGRPGGPRRPHGPGAHLIGRYGLLALTALLFLIFSLALPRTFPRLDTVDAVLSTQSIPAVLALAAMVPIVTGSFDLSLGYGLGLAHVMVMQLVVNNGWPWPLACLAVILGGAVVGILNGVIVEFGRINSFIATLGTGSMLYAVTGWVTDGGRIVPGPRGLPIAFTDLYDSMFLGLPVPTFYVLGLAVVLWLVLERLPLGRYLYVIGANRRAADLIGIPTRRYSVYAFTASGLIVGLAGVLLAAQQQIGNPSVGLDYLLPAFAAALLGSTAIRPGRPNALGTVVAVAVMAVGLTGIGQMGAGFWTIPLFYGGTLLVAVGLSGYAARRLRTSAAAARDSPDTPAPPPSSPTRGGGAAGTAP; this comes from the coding sequence ATGACGGGCTCCTCCCCACCCCGTCCCCGGCCGCAGCGACCGAGGCCGCTGCGCCACCTCGGCCGACCGGGCGGGCCACGGCGACCACACGGACCGGGCGCGCACCTCATCGGCAGGTACGGCCTCCTGGCGCTCACCGCCTTGCTCTTCCTGATCTTCTCCCTCGCCCTGCCGCGCACCTTCCCCAGGCTGGACACCGTCGACGCGGTCCTGTCCACCCAATCGATCCCGGCCGTCCTCGCGCTCGCCGCCATGGTCCCCATCGTGACGGGCAGCTTCGACCTCTCCCTCGGCTACGGCCTCGGTCTGGCGCACGTCATGGTGATGCAACTCGTCGTCAACAACGGCTGGCCCTGGCCACTCGCCTGCCTCGCGGTGATCCTGGGTGGGGCGGTCGTGGGCATCCTCAACGGTGTCATCGTCGAGTTCGGCCGGATCAACTCCTTCATCGCCACGCTCGGGACCGGCAGCATGCTGTACGCCGTGACCGGCTGGGTCACCGACGGTGGTCGGATCGTCCCCGGCCCGCGGGGCCTCCCCATCGCCTTCACCGACCTCTACGACTCGATGTTCCTCGGCCTTCCCGTCCCGACCTTCTACGTACTCGGTCTCGCCGTCGTGCTCTGGCTGGTGCTGGAACGGCTGCCGCTCGGCCGCTACCTGTACGTCATCGGGGCGAACCGGCGCGCCGCCGACCTCATCGGCATCCCGACACGCAGGTACTCCGTCTACGCCTTCACCGCGTCGGGACTGATCGTCGGCCTCGCCGGCGTCCTGCTCGCGGCCCAGCAGCAGATCGGCAACCCCAGCGTCGGCCTCGACTACCTGCTGCCCGCCTTCGCCGCCGCCCTCCTCGGCTCCACCGCGATCAGACCCGGCCGCCCCAACGCCTTGGGAACCGTCGTCGCCGTCGCGGTCATGGCCGTCGGCCTCACGGGCATCGGTCAGATGGGCGCGGGCTTCTGGACGATTCCGCTGTTCTACGGCGGCACCCTGCTCGTGGCCGTCGGTCTGTCCGGCTATGCCGCCCGCCGCCTTCGCACCAGCGCCGCGGCGGCCCGTGACTCGCCCGACACGCCTGCTCCGCCTCCCTCCTCCCCGACGCGGGGCGGTGGTGCGGCGGGCACCGCTCCATGA
- a CDS encoding NAD(P)-dependent alcohol dehydrogenase, whose translation MRTTTGWQADGPTATLRRTSLQRRDLRPDDLAIRVDYCGVCHTDLHAVRSHDGEGGRPLVPGHEFTGVVAETGPAVTRFSAGDPVAVGNIVDSCGECSMCRAGQENFCHAFPTLTYGGVDRFDGSITLGGYSREYVVRDRFAHPLPAGLDPAAAAPLLCAGITVWEPLHTLGVGPHSRVAVAGLGGLGHLAVKFAVALGADTSVISRSPDKADDARRLGAHALVVSTDQEQMADARDRFDVVIDTISAPHDLGPYLRMVAMDGTLSHLGHLGPVTVETIDLLMGRKKLSSAGSGGRPATTAMLDFCAEHGITADIELLPSARVNEALERLGRNDVRYRFVLDMSDLAA comes from the coding sequence GTGCGGACAACAACTGGCTGGCAGGCGGACGGCCCGACGGCGACGCTGCGACGGACGTCGCTGCAGCGGCGCGACCTGCGTCCGGACGACCTTGCGATCCGAGTGGACTACTGCGGCGTCTGCCACACCGATCTGCATGCCGTCCGCAGCCACGACGGCGAAGGGGGCCGCCCCCTGGTGCCGGGACACGAGTTCACGGGTGTGGTGGCCGAAACCGGGCCCGCCGTCACCCGCTTCTCCGCCGGCGACCCTGTCGCGGTCGGCAACATCGTGGATTCCTGCGGGGAGTGCTCGATGTGCCGGGCCGGCCAGGAGAACTTCTGCCACGCCTTCCCGACCCTGACCTACGGCGGCGTCGACCGGTTCGACGGATCGATCACCCTGGGGGGCTACTCCCGCGAGTACGTCGTCCGCGACCGATTCGCCCACCCTCTTCCCGCCGGTCTGGACCCGGCCGCTGCCGCTCCTCTGCTGTGCGCCGGGATCACCGTCTGGGAACCGTTGCACACCTTGGGTGTGGGGCCGCACAGTCGCGTCGCCGTGGCGGGTCTCGGGGGCCTGGGCCATCTCGCGGTCAAGTTCGCCGTGGCGCTCGGGGCCGACACCTCGGTCATCAGCCGCTCACCCGACAAGGCCGACGACGCTCGTCGTCTCGGCGCCCACGCTCTCGTCGTCTCGACGGATCAGGAACAGATGGCCGACGCCCGTGACCGGTTCGACGTCGTCATCGACACCATCTCCGCCCCGCACGACCTCGGCCCCTACCTGCGCATGGTCGCCATGGACGGGACGCTCAGCCACCTCGGGCACCTCGGACCCGTCACCGTGGAGACCATCGACCTCCTCATGGGACGCAAGAAGCTCAGCTCCGCCGGCAGCGGCGGCAGGCCCGCGACCACCGCCATGCTCGACTTCTGCGCCGAGCACGGCATCACCGCCGACATCGAACTCCTCCCCTCGGCGCGCGTGAACGAGGCCCTCGAACGCCTCGGCCGCAACGACGTCCGCTACCGCTTCGTCCTCGACATGTCCGACCTCGCGGCCTGA
- a CDS encoding TetR family transcriptional regulator has translation MTDRPLTSRGAATYQRILDVATQEFAEHGIAGARIERIVAAARTNKAQLYAYFGNKEGLFDAIFFGSLERIVNVVPIDATDLADWAVRLYDEYLRRPDLIRLATWARLERRPTGHLVDDPDRLDDRKLRAIAEAQAAGLVRQGDPFDVMAMVIAMSMAWSPVSNVYAATAQEPPEVHEQRRSLLRESVHRAVAADGKRS, from the coding sequence ATGACGGACCGGCCCCTGACCTCGCGCGGAGCGGCTACGTACCAGCGCATCCTCGATGTGGCGACCCAGGAGTTCGCCGAGCACGGGATCGCCGGCGCGCGCATCGAGCGGATCGTGGCCGCCGCGCGCACGAACAAGGCACAGCTCTACGCCTACTTCGGCAACAAGGAAGGGCTCTTCGACGCCATCTTCTTCGGCTCGCTGGAGCGGATCGTGAACGTCGTCCCGATCGACGCCACCGACCTCGCGGACTGGGCCGTACGGCTCTACGACGAGTACCTCCGCCGTCCCGACCTGATCCGGCTGGCCACCTGGGCACGCCTGGAGCGCCGCCCGACCGGGCACCTGGTGGACGACCCCGACCGCCTCGACGACCGCAAGTTGCGGGCCATCGCCGAGGCCCAGGCCGCCGGGCTGGTGCGCCAGGGAGACCCGTTCGACGTGATGGCCATGGTCATCGCCATGTCCATGGCCTGGTCACCGGTCAGCAACGTCTACGCGGCCACCGCCCAGGAGCCCCCCGAAGTTCACGAACAGCGTCGCTCCCTGCTCCGCGAGAGCGTCCACCGCGCCGTGGCAGCCGACGGAAAGCGAAGCTAG